One window from the genome of Magnolia sinica isolate HGM2019 chromosome 4, MsV1, whole genome shotgun sequence encodes:
- the LOC131244658 gene encoding protein trichome birefringence-like 4, whose translation MASSSKNPDLLIDFSRTLSQFFRSKPPAFLASVSILTLFFFIIFIACNSPSTTISFSPCFFLKNCTTVSSQVVLLKNISTLSVSERNESLLRREIGGRFKYLMSCDIFDGNWVADYSNPQYSPGSCPFIDDAFNCIANGRSDSDFQRLRWKPKGCEIPRLDGKEMLEMLQGKRLVFVGDSLNRNMWESLACILRESLENKSRVFEISGRQEFRTEGFYAFRFEDYNCTVEFMRSPFLVQEWKMTNSTKETLRLDLIEKSSEKYKDADIIIFNTGHWWTHDKTSRGKDYYQEGNHVYPELNVVDAYMKALQTWARWVEASIDHNRTRIFFRGFSSTHFRGGQWNSGGNCNGETQPITNDTYLGRHPRITKILESVIGEMRMPVSYLNITKMTDYRKDGHPSIFRQPGTERSTMGGIQDCSHWCLPGVPDAWNELLYAMLLISGHDFQSN comes from the exons atGGCGTCATCTTCCAAGAATCCTGATCTCCTCATCGATTTTTCAAGAACCCTCTCTCAGTTCTTCCGATCAAAGCCTCCTGCCTTTTTAGCTTCTGTCTCTATCCTCACCCTTTTCTTCTTTATCATCTTCATCGCCTGCAACTCGCCTTCCACTACCATCTCCTTCTCCCCTTGCTTTTTTCTCAAGAACTGTACCACTGTTTCTTCCCAAGTAGTTCTTCTCAAGAACATCTCcactctctctgtttctgaaagaAATGAAAGTTTGTTGAGAAGGGAGATTGGTGGTAGATTCAAATATCTGATGTCGTGTGACATTTTTGACGGGAATTGGGTTGCAGACTATTCAAATCCACAGTACTCACCTGGGTCGTGCCCGTTCATCGACGATGCATTCAATTGCATTGCGAATGGGCGGTCGGATTCTGATTTCCAAAGACTGCGGTGGAAGCCCAAAGGGTGTGAGATTCCAAG attggatgggaaagaAATGCTGGAGATGCTGCAAGGAAAGAGGCTCGTCTTCGTGGGCGACTCTTTGAATAGGAATATGTGGGAATCGCTTGCCTGCATCTTGAGGGAATCTCTGGAAAATAAGAGCAGAGTCTTCGAGATTTCAGGGCGGCAAGAATTCAGGACCGAAGGTTTCTACGCCTTCAGATTCGAA GATTATAACTGCACCGTTGAGTTCATGAGATCACCATTCCTAGTCCAGGAATGGAAAATGACAAATTCAACTAAAGAAACACTTCGCCTGGATCTAATCGAGAAATCATCTGAGAAATACAAGGATGCCGATATAATCATTTTCAACACAGGGCACTGGTGGACCCACGATAAGACATCCCGAGG AAAGGATTATTACCAAGAAGGCAATCATGTGTACCCGGAATTGAACGTTGTGGATGCATACATGAAGGCATTACAGACATGGGCCAGATGGGTTGAAGCCAGTATCGACCATAACAGGACTCGGATCTTTTTCAGGGGATTTTCTTCTACACATTTCAG AGGTGGCCAGTGGAACTCGGGTGGGAACTGCAACGGTGAGACACAGCCAATCACGAATGACACATACCTGGGACGGCACCCGCGTATTACGAAAATTCTTGAATCTGTGATTGGTGAAATGAGAATGCCTGTTTCTTACCTCAACATCACCAAGATGACAGATTACCGCAAGGATGGACACCCATCCATCTTCCGGCAGCCTGGGACAGAGAGATCCACCATGGGAGGGATACAGGACTGCAGCCACTGGTGCCTTCCTGGAGTCCCGGACGCCTGGAATGAGCTTCTCTATGCAATGCTTCTAATATCTGGCCATGATTTCCAAAGCAACTAA